From Sceloporus undulatus isolate JIND9_A2432 ecotype Alabama chromosome 6, SceUnd_v1.1, whole genome shotgun sequence, one genomic window encodes:
- the ATP6V1B2 gene encoding V-type proton ATPase subunit B, brain isoform, with translation MAALRAIRGMVNGAVTELSGGGGGGGAPREQAAAVTRDYLSQPRLTYKTVSGVNGPLVILDQVKFPRYAEIVHLTLPDGTKRSGQVLEVSGSKAVVQVFEGTSGIDAKRTSCEFTGDILRTPVSEDMLGRVFNGSGKPIDRGPMVLAEDYLDIMGQPINPQCRIYPEEMIQTGISAIDGMNSIARGQKIPIFSAAGLPHNEIAAQICRQAGLVKKSKDVMDYSEENFAIVFAAMGVNMETARFFKSDFEENGSMDNVCLFLNLANDPTIERIITPRLALTTAEFLAYQCEKHVLVILTDMSSYAEALREVSAAREEVPGRRGFPGYMYTDLATIYERAGRVEGRNGSITQIPILTMPNDDITHPIPDLTGYITEGQIYVDRQLHNRQIYPPINVLPSLSRLMKSAIGEGMTRKDHAEVSNQLYACYAIGKDVQAMKAVVGEEALTSDDLLYLEFLQKFERNFIAQGPYENRTVYETLDIGWQLLRIFPKEMLKRIPQSTLAEFYPRDSTAKH, from the exons caTATAAAACGGTATCTGGAGTCAATGGTCCACTAGTAATCTTGGATCAAGTGAAG TTTCCTAGGTATGCAGAGATCGTGCATTTGACGCTACCAGATGGAACAAAGAGAAGCGGGCAGGTGCTAGAAGTCAGTGGATCCAAAGCTGTAGTTCAG GTTTTTGAGGGAACTTCAGGAATAGATGCTAAGAGAACATCTTGTGAATTTACTGGGGATATCCTCCGAACCCCAGTATCTGAAGATATGCTTG GGCGTGTGTTTAATGGGTCAGGAAAACCTATCGACAGAGGCCCTATGGTCTTGGCTGAAGACTACCTTGATATCATGG GTCAACCAATCAATCCCCAGTGTCGAATCTACCCAGAAGAGATGATCCAAACTGGCATTTCTGCTATAGATGGTATGAACAGTATTGCCAGAGGACAGAAAATTCCTATTTTCTCTGCTGCTGGGTTGCCCCATAATGAG atagcaGCTCAGATTTGTCGCCAGGCAGGGTTGGTGAAGAAATCTAAAGATGTGATGGACTATAGTGAAGAGAACTTTGCTATTGTGTTTGCTGCTATGGGG GTGAACATGGAAACAGCTCGGTTCTTCAAATCTGACTTTGAGGAAAATGGGTCCATGGACAATGTATGTCTGTTCCTGAATTTGGCCAATGATCCAAC CATTGAGCGCATAATCACACCTCGTCTTGCTCTGACCACAGCAGAATTCTTGGCTTATCAATGTGAGAAGCACGTATTGGTCATTTTGACAGATATGAGCTCCTATGCAGAAGCTCTGAGAGAG GTCTCTGCAGCCAGGGAAGAAGTGCCGGGCCGACGTGGCTTTCCTGGTTACATGTACACAGATTTGGCCACTATCTATGAACGTGCTGGGCGAGTAGAAGGTCGAAATGGGTCCATTACCCAGATTCCTATTCTTACTATGCCCAATGATG acattACTCACCCTATCCCTGACTTGACGGGGTACATTACTGAAGGCCAGATCTATGTAGACAGACAGCTGCACAATAGGCAG ATTTACCCGCCTATCAATGTCCTTCCCTCTTTGTCTCGATTGATGAAATCTGCTATTGGAGAGGGGATGACAAGAAAGGATCATGCTGAGGTTTCAAACCAGCTG taTGCCTGCTATGCCATTGGGAAGGATGTTCAAGCTATGAAAGCTGTTGTAGGAGAGGAAGCACTTACTTCAGATGATCTTCTCTATCTTGAATTCCTGCAGAAATTTGAAAGGAACTTTATTGCTCAGG GGCCCTATGAAAACCGCACTGTTTACGAGACCTTGGACATTGGCTGGCAGCTGCTGCGTATCTTCCCCAAGGAGATGCTGAAGAGAATCCCTCAGAGCACGCTGGCAGAGTTCTACCCTCGAGACTCCACTGCAAAGCACTAG
- the LOC121935140 gene encoding uncharacterized protein LOC121935140 isoform X2, translating to MLADCTQFSLIERLKIYLECQLMEKQDLERRVIEAEAAMLEMENAVAVLQRRLQNADYSSTKQMDAPENDVLGLSSSTLLPMEAPSKVQDFDSVSTTSTLPVTSPLSKASDDHYETLYHSSDNPDVCSTSSTLEESVVEDLSVLLHVHALPTGEERHETREGMMVRGQENENSALDIATKKPMDWADPITFKNQAGLLDSGPCEAKPMAKGKVQVTHPAGKDASDDDLLDGGRSLTICFVHASETKMGDLTPEISQAMSIPKNPEETLALINSPMSPSLI from the exons ATG CTGGCTGACTGTACACAGTTCAGTCTCATAGAGAGGCTGAAGATCTACCTGGAGTGCCAGCTGATGGAGAAGCAAGATCTAGAGCGGAGAGTAATTGAAGCAGAGGCAGCCATGTTGGAAATGGAGAATGCAG TGGCTGTTCTGCAGAGGAGATTGCAGAATGCAGACTATTCCTCCACAAAGCAGATGGATGCTCCAGAAAATGATGTACTCGGGCTCTCAAGTTCTACTCTCTTACCCATGGAAGCTCCTAGCAA GGTACAAGATTTTGACAGTGTGAGTACAACCAGTACACTTCCAGTGACCTCCCCACTGAGCAAAGCAAGTGATGACCATTATGAAACACTCTATCATTCTTCAGACAATCCAGATGTTTGCTCCACAAGTTCAACCCTGGAAGAATCGGTAGTGGAGGATCTCAGTGTATTATTGCATGTTCATGCTTTACCAACTGGAGAAGAAAGACATGAAACACGAGAGGGAATGATGGTAAGAGGCCAGGAGAATGAAAACAGTGCTCTAGACATTGCCACTAAGAAACCAATGGACTGGGCTGATCCTATTACTTTTAAGAACCAAGCAGGCCTCCTAGATTCTGGTCCTTGTGAAGCCAAGCCTATGGCAAAGGGGAAAGTACAAGTGACTCACCCAGCTGGGAAGGATGCTTCTGATGATGACTTGCTGGATGGTGGCAGAAGCCTGACCATCTGTTTTGTCCATGCAAGTGAAACAAAGATGGGGGATCTGACACCAGAAATCAGTCAAGCCATGTCTATACCAAAAAACCCAGAAGAGACTTTGGCTCTGATCAATAGCCCCATGTCACCAAGTCTTATCTAA
- the LOC121935140 gene encoding uncharacterized protein LOC121935140 isoform X1 translates to MMSVCVAKPEFDMRWYFLLFLYMELADCTQFSLIERLKIYLECQLMEKQDLERRVIEAEAAMLEMENAVAVLQRRLQNADYSSTKQMDAPENDVLGLSSSTLLPMEAPSKVQDFDSVSTTSTLPVTSPLSKASDDHYETLYHSSDNPDVCSTSSTLEESVVEDLSVLLHVHALPTGEERHETREGMMVRGQENENSALDIATKKPMDWADPITFKNQAGLLDSGPCEAKPMAKGKVQVTHPAGKDASDDDLLDGGRSLTICFVHASETKMGDLTPEISQAMSIPKNPEETLALINSPMSPSLI, encoded by the exons ATGATGTCTGTATGTGTTGCAAAGCCTGAGTTTGACATGCGATGGTATTTCCTCTTATTCCTATACATGGAGCTGGCTGACTGTACACAGTTCAGTCTCATAGAGAGGCTGAAGATCTACCTGGAGTGCCAGCTGATGGAGAAGCAAGATCTAGAGCGGAGAGTAATTGAAGCAGAGGCAGCCATGTTGGAAATGGAGAATGCAG TGGCTGTTCTGCAGAGGAGATTGCAGAATGCAGACTATTCCTCCACAAAGCAGATGGATGCTCCAGAAAATGATGTACTCGGGCTCTCAAGTTCTACTCTCTTACCCATGGAAGCTCCTAGCAA GGTACAAGATTTTGACAGTGTGAGTACAACCAGTACACTTCCAGTGACCTCCCCACTGAGCAAAGCAAGTGATGACCATTATGAAACACTCTATCATTCTTCAGACAATCCAGATGTTTGCTCCACAAGTTCAACCCTGGAAGAATCGGTAGTGGAGGATCTCAGTGTATTATTGCATGTTCATGCTTTACCAACTGGAGAAGAAAGACATGAAACACGAGAGGGAATGATGGTAAGAGGCCAGGAGAATGAAAACAGTGCTCTAGACATTGCCACTAAGAAACCAATGGACTGGGCTGATCCTATTACTTTTAAGAACCAAGCAGGCCTCCTAGATTCTGGTCCTTGTGAAGCCAAGCCTATGGCAAAGGGGAAAGTACAAGTGACTCACCCAGCTGGGAAGGATGCTTCTGATGATGACTTGCTGGATGGTGGCAGAAGCCTGACCATCTGTTTTGTCCATGCAAGTGAAACAAAGATGGGGGATCTGACACCAGAAATCAGTCAAGCCATGTCTATACCAAAAAACCCAGAAGAGACTTTGGCTCTGATCAATAGCCCCATGTCACCAAGTCTTATCTAA